The Misgurnus anguillicaudatus chromosome 15, ASM2758022v2, whole genome shotgun sequence genome has a window encoding:
- the pygo1 gene encoding pygopus homolog 1, with amino-acid sequence MSTEQDKDSFSLKRNRGVDGGLDILGSPGLLLGSPEKKRRKSSTQAPSFSPLSEYAPPLNPSSDHLIAANPFDDNYSLPSLKPLSSVNPYFGHSHHHGFSGYGPPRMAPQMGNRMPFPYGSPYQMRNQTQPFSQNPMVMGLNRAPGFNYRHPENPNYGHQFGGGMQLSPVQPFRPGLGENVNQMPLQNRNFRSSPDCGPEENSASSKTGLDMSPKFSRQQNKSRTSTPKQDPSETFSRNATQIPSPRKQNHNYEGGASHDSAIELKAKGRGNTPAAVEKLNGVLHPNNDPQKNSPRPAASDKVRRGNGNGSAPLPNNKVHSRSNRRSTSSEPVYPCGICLNEVNDDQEAILCEASCQKWFHRVCTGMTETAYNLLTAEMSAVWGCDACMEDKEAQLLKTRDDPGTPSVTNDGQS; translated from the exons ATGTCCACAGAGCAGGATAAAGATTCATTCTCTCTGAAACGAAACCGAG GTGTGGACGGTGGGCTGGATATTTTAGGAAGTCCTGGCCTGCTACTTGGGAGCCCTGAAAAAAAGAGACGCAAGTCTAGCACACAG GCACCCTCCTTCTCTCCCCTGTCTGAATATGCTCCTCCACTGAACCCGAGCTCTGATCACTTAATAGCCGCCAACCCTTTTGATGACAACTACAGCTTGCCATCTTTAAAGCCATTGTCCTCCGTTAACCCCTACTTTGGCCACTCCCATCACCATGGGTTTAGTGGCTATGGGCCACCAAGGATGGCCCCACAAATGGGCAACAGGATGCCCTTTCCTTATGGGTCCCCTTACCAGATGAGAAACCAGACTCAGCCGTTTTCCCAAAATCCCATGGTCATGGGTCTCAACCGGGCACCGGGATTTAACTACAGGCACCCGGAGAACCCTAATTACGGGCATCAGTTTGGCGGCGGCATGCAGCTGTCTCCAGTCCAGCCCTTTAGACCAGGTCTAGGTGAGAATGTCAATCAAATGCCACTTCAGAATCGAAACTTTCGAAGTAGCCCTGATTGTGGTCCAGAGGAAAATTCAGCGTCTTCTAAAACAGGCTTAGACATGAGTCCTAAATTCTCCCGGCAACAGAATAAGTCACGTACGTCTACGCCCAAACAGGACCCGAGCGAGACCTTCAGCAGAAATGCCACACAGATCCCATCGCCACGCAAACAAAATCACAACTATGAAGGTGGCGCGTCCCACGACAGCGCTATTGAGCTTAAAGCAAAGGGTCGAGGAAACACACCTGCAGCTGTTGAAAAGCTCAACGGTGTCCTTCACCCAAATAACGATCCGCAGAAGAACTCCCCGCGACCCGCTGCTTCTGATAAAGTTCGTAGAGGAAACGGTAACGGCTCTGCTCCACTGCCCAATAATAAAGTTCATAGCCGCTCTAACAGACGAAGCACCTCGTCCGAGCCCGTCTATCCCTGTGGTATATGTCTGAACGAGGTCAATGATGACCAGGAGGCCATTCTGTGCGAGGCTTCTTGTCAGAAATGGTTTCATAGAGTTTGCACAGGAATGACTGAGACGGCGTACAACCTGCTAACAGCGGAGATGTCTGCGGTTTGGGGTTGCGACGCTTGCATGGAGGACAAAGAAGCTCAACTGCTCAAAACTCGAGATGACCCGGGGACGCCCTCGGTGACCAACGACGGACAATCGTGA